The sequence cacattttaagttgatatggcaaacttgttagcaaacagttgcttatttccACATACAGTTACAGAGcatcattatcattcatttgaagtcgtgtttctggcTGCCTGACGAATGTAAGTCTAATATTAACTTTTCTTATTTTAGCTCCGTTTGTGGTCtgcaccaactcctgagggaaatatctggctctttagctgctaaatgttcaccagctagtctctaactttTTCTGCCTGCTGTTTAATGATGAGCACAGCTGCCTGCTACGGCTGTAAACTACactatgagagcggtgagaatAAATCAAAATTATGAAGCTGCGGGccagacagctaaacaatgagctgaaagttCTGTAAAGCCGAGGGCAGCTGCAGATTCAGATGGTAAATCTCTGTAGGTGCATCACTAcgagcgacccctttcacattgttttcacatttgatAGATACAAATATTGCAGCCACGttaaagtctgagaaaatgtaGCATAAAACGTTAAATGTAAGTATTTAATTGCAGCTACAATGTGTAGATACAGTAAATTGTTCAGTGGTGAGCGGAACAAACAGAGTGACTCTGCAGTTCCTTACCGCCTCCTCAGAGGTATATTACCTCTATCAGCAAACTGGCTATTTCAGCAGCAGTACACCCACCACCTCGACTAAAACTGTAACATTTAGATAGGTTGGAGCTTAGTTTGGATCTGACCTGCCTGCCTGCGTCACTGTCGTTTGATCCTGAGCTGAGGGACGTCTGGCCAGCCGCCTCGAGGACTTCTGGGATCCTGATGGCTGGAGGCTGTTGACTGCCAGCGTAAAAATTTCGTAACTTTTTACTGTGGTTCTTcccctagacagacagatgaggagaggtttgtgtttatgtctgtatcttaatattttgcatgttttgtaCATGGGTATTTCAACTGACCTGGTAGTGAGCCTGTGCCTGCTGAGCAGAGTTGAGGGTGACGTTGCAGAGTTTACAGTACAGTGGTTTACACAGTTCCCCCAACCCCAGGAAGTCTTCCTGCTCCTCCATCCCCAGCAGAGAGCCCTCATCCTGGGCCTGCTCGCTGGCTGGGGCTGCCTGACCCAGGAGAGGACCAGGGATGAGGCAGGACATCGGGGCTGGGATGAGGGCCGGTCCCGGGGGCATTGGGAGCAGATGTGAAGGGTCTGGACCCGGAGCAGGAGGGGAGGACATTGGGCAGGGAGGTAGGGCGAATCGGCCGGCTCCGGGCGCCACCACAGGTGGGGGCACCAGTGCTTGTGCAGGGTTCATAGGTCGAGGCCCCAACGGTTGTATGAGGTCCATGGTTGGAGGCACTATTGCTTGTGTGTGATCTACAGGTGGGGGACCCATGGTGTGTGCCATTGGTGGAGGCCCCAGTGGCTGAGCTGGGGCCATTGGAGGGGGGCCTAAGCTGTGTGGTGGGGTAATGGGgtggtgtcttaatgtgtgaGCAGCAGTCATGGGAGGGGGTCCTAGAGTCTGGGTAGGAACCATAGTTGGGGGTCCAATTGCCTGAGCAGGGGCAAGGGGTGGTGGGCCGAGAGGCTGCGTAGGCGCCATTGGTGGAGGTCCCAGCTGGTGCAGACAGTCCATGTGGTGGAAAGGCTGCTGGGGGTGGCTGAAGAGACTCAGAGGAGGCTTCATCATGGTCTCTGGGCCTGTGGACGACAGACGCACATACACATTACTTCTAGACAGGGGCAGAT comes from Sebastes fasciatus isolate fSebFas1 chromosome 5, fSebFas1.pri, whole genome shotgun sequence and encodes:
- the zmat3 gene encoding zinc finger matrin-type protein 3 isoform X1, whose protein sequence is MMALQLKNGDAVYYQSADYCRNYTSPPVSYGDSSHYLARLPGPETMMKPPLSLFSHPQQPFHHMDCLHQLGPPPMAPTQPLGPPPLAPAQAIGPPTMVPTQTLGPPPMTAAHTLRHHPITPPHSLGPPPMAPAQPLGPPPMAHTMGPPPVDHTQAIVPPTMDLIQPLGPRPMNPAQALVPPPVVAPGAGRFALPPCPMSSPPAPGPDPSHLLPMPPGPALIPAPMSCLIPGPLLGQAAPASEQAQDEGSLLGMEEQEDFLGLGELCKPLYCKLCNVTLNSAQQAQAHYQGKNHSKKLRNFYAGSQQPPAIRIPEVLEAAGQTSLSSGSNDSDAGRQAQYKGATRVILATENDYCKLCDASFSSLAVAQAHYQGKNHAKKLRLAEAQQNSNNMEGSNEAAPRRNRKDCSEYRLVKNRRSPQLPASMPGPYYNPRPRQRIPRDLAMCVTPSGQFYCSMCNCGAEQETDFRQHLESKQHKAKVSELRYRHEMENLGYS
- the zmat3 gene encoding uncharacterized protein zmat3 isoform X2 translates to MMALQLKNGDAVYYQSADYCRNYTSPPVSYGDSSHYLARLPGPETMMKPPLSLFSHPQQPFHHMDCLHQLGPPPMAPTQPLGPPPLAPAQAIGPPTMVPTQTLGPPPMTAAHTLRHHPITPPHSLGPPPMAPAQPLGPPPMAHTMGPPPVDHTQAIVPPTMDLIQPLGPRPMNPAQALVPPPVVAPGAGRFALPPCPMSSPPAPGPDPSHLLPMPPGPALIPAPMSCLIPGPLLGQAAPASEQAQDEGSLLGMEEQEDFLGLGELCKPLYCKLCNVTLNSAQQAQAHYQGKNHSKKLRNFYAGSQQPPAIRIPEVLEAAGQTSLSSGSNDSDAGRQAQYKGATRVILATENDYCKLCDASFSSLAVAQAHYQGKNHAKKLRLAEAQQNSNNMEGSNEAAPRRNRKDCRPYYNPRPRQRIPRDLAMCVTPSGQFYCSMCNCGAEQETDFRQHLESKQHKAKVSELRYRHEMENLGYS